The proteins below are encoded in one region of Lactuca sativa cultivar Salinas chromosome 3, Lsat_Salinas_v11, whole genome shotgun sequence:
- the LOC111911508 gene encoding putative E3 ubiquitin-protein ligase XBAT35 isoform X2 has protein sequence MVKLLLLHGASALLMNDDDQTALDVARVNGYSDVVRGIENHICLFSGWLRALYIVPGFAQPPPRKVWVVIVRCGARKLTKPFKLELVIYSSLENAKPHLIIPLGKAYIDETKF, from the exons ATGGTTAAGCTACTGCTTTTACATGGTG CTAGTGCCTTGTTGATGAATGATGATGATCAAACTGCACTCGATGTTGCAAGAGTCAATGGATATAGCGATGTTGTTCGTGGAATTGAG AACCACATATGCTTATTCTCTGGTTGGCTGCGAGCGCTTTATATTGTGCCAGGGTTTGCTCAACCACCTCCAAGAAAAGT GTGGGTAGTTATAGTTCGATGTGGAGCACGTAAGCTTACAAAGCCTTTCAAGTTAGAACTTGTTATATATTCTAGCTTAGAG AATGCTAAACCTCACTTAATTATTCCACTGGGGAAGGCGTACATTGATGAAACCAAATTTTAA
- the LOC111911508 gene encoding putative E3 ubiquitin-protein ligase XBAT35 isoform X1, which yields MVKLLLLHGASALLMNDDDQTALDVARVNGYSDVVRGIENHICLFSGWLRALYIVPGFAQPPPRKVWVVIVRCGARKLTKPFKLELVIYSSLEVRCPFQLSQKIHLYIYMTDLFS from the exons ATGGTTAAGCTACTGCTTTTACATGGTG CTAGTGCCTTGTTGATGAATGATGATGATCAAACTGCACTCGATGTTGCAAGAGTCAATGGATATAGCGATGTTGTTCGTGGAATTGAG AACCACATATGCTTATTCTCTGGTTGGCTGCGAGCGCTTTATATTGTGCCAGGGTTTGCTCAACCACCTCCAAGAAAAGT GTGGGTAGTTATAGTTCGATGTGGAGCACGTAAGCTTACAAAGCCTTTCAAGTTAGAACTTGTTATATATTCTAGCTTAGAGGTACGTTGTCCTTTTCAGTTAAGTCAAAAGATACACCTGTATATATATATGACGGATTTATTTTCATGA